One Photobacterium sp. TY1-4 genomic window carries:
- a CDS encoding LysR family transcriptional regulator, whose amino-acid sequence MNWTLDQLEAFAAAAQCGSFSAAARQIGKAQSRISTAITNLEIDLGFDLFDRSARLPVLTPQGREMLIEAQAVLAQCQRMQSRAMTATTGEEMSLTVAMDEAVPITTFENFFLRVAERFPLLKLTIINGSQDDIARWVSEQRADLGILFRLKPPPENLEFMPIGQFHQALVVATDHPLAARPTPTLTELHAYRQLVIRDRMGEVPARPISPNHWHIDSYYYITALVIRGLGWALIPEHVAREAWYADALVELSTEHIPDSVLVEMGVVKRRDQGKGTVMTWMYDALREMFPHHSGRL is encoded by the coding sequence ATGAATTGGACCTTGGATCAATTGGAAGCTTTTGCGGCCGCGGCGCAATGCGGTTCATTTTCCGCGGCGGCGCGACAGATCGGCAAGGCACAGTCTCGGATCAGTACGGCGATCACCAATCTGGAAATTGATCTTGGCTTTGACCTGTTTGACCGCAGTGCCCGGCTGCCGGTGCTGACCCCGCAGGGGCGGGAGATGCTGATTGAAGCGCAGGCCGTGCTGGCCCAGTGTCAGCGCATGCAGTCCCGGGCGATGACGGCCACAACCGGTGAGGAGATGTCTTTAACTGTCGCGATGGATGAAGCGGTGCCCATTACCACGTTCGAGAACTTTTTCCTGCGGGTCGCTGAGCGTTTCCCGCTGTTGAAACTGACCATCATCAATGGCTCTCAGGACGATATTGCCCGCTGGGTGAGTGAGCAGCGGGCTGATCTCGGGATTTTATTCCGCCTGAAGCCGCCGCCGGAAAATCTGGAATTCATGCCGATTGGCCAGTTTCATCAGGCGCTGGTGGTGGCTACGGACCATCCGCTGGCGGCCCGACCGACGCCGACTCTGACTGAGCTGCATGCGTATCGCCAACTGGTGATCCGGGATCGGATGGGGGAAGTGCCGGCCCGGCCGATTTCACCCAATCACTGGCACATCGACAGTTACTATTACATCACTGCGCTGGTGATCCGCGGGCTCGGCTGGGCGCTGATCCCGGAACATGTCGCCCGGGAGGCGTGGTATGCCGATGCATTGGTGGAGCTGTCGACCGAGCATATTCCGGACTCAGTGTTGGTTGAAATGGGGGTCGTCAAGCGCCGGGATCAGGGCAAAGGCACCGTGATGACCTGGATGTATGACGCGCTGCGGGAGATGTTTCCCCACCACAGCGGCCGTTTGTAA
- a CDS encoding tripartite tricarboxylate transporter permease, producing the protein MFDGILSGLSTAVMPFNLLMVIVGCFAGTFIGMLPGLGPISAIALMIPITYGLDPSSGIILMAGVYYGAIFGGSTSSILINAPGCASTVVTAFDGYPLAQQKQAGKALALAAYSSFTGGTIGAIVLLFAAPALAKVSLSFQSSDYFALMVLGLTAVAAFSGKGQVLKAMMMTVFGLMIATVGIDVMSGSPRFTFGNVDLIDGISFLLLAMATFALTEVVMTVLRGEHKEAEPQMDMDSLGSMKLSKDEVKHVAPTITRSSFFGFLVGVLPGAGATIASFLSYGMERNLAPKAEKAKFGKGALRGLAAPESANNAASTGSFVPLLTLGIPGSGTTAIMLGALIAYGIQPGPRLFVDHPDVFWSVIISMYFGNIVLLILNLPLIPYISRLLVIPRPILIPLILFFSITGVYLVSFNAFDIQMMVIITVIATFLKLLNFPMAPMLLGFILGDILEKNLSRSLTLSDGSYAFLWERPLTLSIMIFAVLALMLPVFTALKDKRQAAKNAAQGTAEASAQPAAQACEVNK; encoded by the coding sequence ATGTTTGATGGAATTTTGTCGGGGCTGAGTACAGCGGTGATGCCCTTTAATCTGCTGATGGTGATTGTCGGCTGTTTCGCCGGAACCTTCATCGGCATGCTGCCCGGTCTGGGCCCCATTTCTGCCATCGCACTGATGATCCCGATCACTTATGGTCTGGACCCGTCTTCCGGGATCATCCTGATGGCCGGGGTTTATTATGGCGCCATTTTCGGCGGCTCGACCTCGTCGATCCTGATCAATGCACCGGGTTGTGCCAGTACTGTGGTCACCGCGTTTGACGGCTACCCGTTGGCCCAGCAGAAGCAGGCCGGTAAGGCGCTGGCGCTGGCCGCGTACTCTTCGTTTACCGGCGGGACTATCGGGGCGATTGTGTTGTTGTTTGCAGCTCCGGCGCTGGCAAAAGTGTCGCTCAGTTTTCAGTCCAGTGATTACTTTGCCTTGATGGTGCTGGGCTTGACTGCCGTAGCGGCATTTTCCGGCAAAGGCCAGGTGCTCAAGGCGATGATGATGACGGTCTTCGGCCTGATGATTGCGACGGTCGGGATTGATGTGATGTCCGGCAGTCCGCGCTTTACCTTCGGCAATGTGGATTTGATCGACGGGATCAGCTTCCTGCTGCTGGCGATGGCGACCTTTGCCCTGACCGAGGTGGTGATGACCGTCTTGCGTGGTGAGCACAAAGAAGCTGAGCCGCAGATGGATATGGACTCGCTGGGCAGCATGAAGCTGAGCAAAGACGAAGTGAAGCATGTGGCTCCGACGATCACCCGCTCTTCGTTTTTCGGTTTTCTGGTGGGCGTCCTGCCGGGCGCCGGTGCAACCATCGCCTCATTTTTAAGTTATGGGATGGAGCGCAACCTGGCACCAAAGGCGGAGAAAGCGAAATTCGGCAAGGGTGCCTTGCGCGGTCTCGCGGCGCCGGAATCAGCCAATAACGCCGCCTCGACCGGTTCGTTTGTGCCGTTGCTGACCTTGGGGATCCCGGGTTCCGGCACCACGGCGATCATGCTGGGGGCGCTGATTGCGTACGGTATTCAGCCCGGTCCGCGCCTGTTCGTCGATCACCCGGATGTGTTCTGGTCGGTGATTATCTCAATGTATTTCGGCAACATTGTGCTGCTGATCCTGAATCTGCCGCTGATCCCGTATATTTCGCGTCTGCTGGTGATCCCGCGTCCGATCCTGATCCCCTTGATTCTGTTCTTCTCGATCACCGGTGTGTATCTGGTCAGCTTCAATGCCTTTGATATTCAGATGATGGTGATCATTACGGTGATTGCGACTTTCCTGAAGTTGCTGAACTTCCCGATGGCCCCGATGCTGCTGGGCTTTATTCTCGGTGACATTCTGGAGAAGAACCTGAGCCGATCCCTGACGCTGTCCGATGGCAGCTACGCTTTCCTGTGGGAGCGTCCGCTGACGTTGAGCATCATGATCTTTGCAGTGCTAGCGCTGATGTTGCCGGTATTTACCGCGCTTAAGGACAAACGCCAGGCGGCAAAAAACGCCGCTCAGGGCACCGCTGAAGCATCTGCGCAGCCTGCAGCGCAGGCGTGTGAGGTGAACAAGTAA
- a CDS encoding sensor histidine kinase encodes MILILGIIAILQTSALGHFAISYLDNVLNEQIGQQAMRVAMAIAATPDVIDAVAEKNTTFLQPLSHKLAQAAEARFVVFGDAEGIRLAHPLPERVGRPMADDEGDTNAPALRHGRAYVSEALGSVGWSVRGKAPIFSHDGRTVIGIVSVGYLLDTVEVIVSHHTGSMLVAIVAAFLFSVGTAILFANHFRKAIFNLEPEQIARMFQERNATLETVREGIVAINQTGHITTFNHAAIKTLELPDDRTYIGRHITEVLPDTGMQEVLDQGQPHFDHDIWLHDHNLIVNRIPLLQDGEVTGVVSSFRLKNELDLVSRKLTRIKQYAETLRSQAHEYNNKLHTIAGLIQIDAKEEALAVIGQETVSHQAFIQQLMQVTSDSVLAGCLLGKYNRAKELGLELAIDENSQMSDLPDPLPREQLVSILGNLIDNALEATLNHYGPGGTVTLGFSDYGKELIFEVNDQGAGLTPEEAEKIFTRGYTTKPQDGHGIGLDLVRSQVDHLGGLITVEPGEPSGSDAPEPYSGSRFTVYLPKQAWRELAQHQQKDTQ; translated from the coding sequence ATGATATTGATTTTAGGGATAATCGCGATCCTTCAAACCAGTGCGCTCGGCCATTTTGCGATCAGTTATCTCGATAATGTTCTCAACGAACAGATCGGCCAGCAAGCCATGCGGGTTGCCATGGCGATCGCCGCTACTCCGGATGTCATCGATGCCGTGGCCGAAAAGAACACAACATTTCTGCAACCCCTGAGCCATAAGCTGGCCCAGGCGGCCGAAGCCCGGTTCGTGGTGTTCGGGGACGCCGAGGGCATTCGACTCGCCCACCCGCTCCCCGAACGTGTCGGCCGCCCGATGGCCGATGACGAGGGAGACACCAACGCACCGGCGCTGCGCCACGGCCGGGCGTATGTGTCGGAGGCGCTCGGCAGCGTTGGCTGGTCGGTGCGCGGAAAAGCGCCGATTTTCAGCCACGACGGCCGCACGGTGATCGGGATTGTCTCGGTCGGTTACCTGCTGGACACCGTCGAAGTCATCGTCAGCCACCATACCGGCTCCATGCTTGTGGCGATTGTAGCCGCATTCCTGTTCAGCGTCGGCACCGCGATTTTATTTGCCAACCATTTTCGCAAAGCGATTTTCAACTTAGAGCCCGAGCAAATCGCCCGGATGTTCCAGGAGCGCAACGCAACACTCGAAACTGTTCGCGAAGGGATTGTCGCCATTAACCAGACCGGCCACATCACCACCTTCAACCATGCCGCCATCAAAACTCTGGAACTGCCCGACGATCGCACCTACATCGGCCGCCACATTACCGAAGTGCTGCCCGACACCGGCATGCAGGAAGTGCTGGATCAAGGCCAGCCGCATTTCGACCACGATATCTGGCTGCACGACCACAACCTGATCGTCAACCGGATCCCCCTGCTTCAGGATGGCGAAGTCACCGGCGTCGTCTCCAGTTTCCGGCTGAAGAATGAATTGGATTTGGTCAGCCGCAAACTGACCCGGATCAAGCAGTACGCCGAAACCCTGCGCAGCCAGGCCCATGAATACAACAACAAGCTACACACCATCGCCGGGCTGATCCAGATTGATGCCAAAGAAGAAGCCCTGGCGGTGATCGGCCAGGAAACCGTCAGCCACCAGGCGTTTATCCAGCAACTGATGCAGGTCACCTCAGACAGCGTGCTGGCCGGGTGCCTGCTCGGCAAATACAACCGGGCCAAGGAGCTGGGACTGGAACTGGCCATTGATGAGAACAGCCAGATGTCCGATCTGCCGGACCCGCTGCCGCGCGAGCAACTGGTCAGCATTCTGGGTAACCTGATCGACAATGCCCTGGAAGCCACCTTAAACCATTACGGACCGGGCGGCACCGTGACTCTCGGCTTTTCGGACTATGGCAAAGAGCTGATTTTTGAAGTCAACGATCAAGGCGCGGGACTGACCCCGGAAGAAGCCGAGAAAATCTTCACCCGCGGCTACACCACCAAACCCCAGGACGGCCACGGTATCGGTCTTGATCTGGTACGCAGCCAGGTCGATCACCTGGGCGGCCTGATCACTGTCGAACCCGGCGAGCCAAGTGGTTCCGACGCGCCTGAACCATACAGCGGTAGCCGCTTTACGGTTTATCTGCCCAAACAAGCCTGGCGAGAACTGGCCCAACACCAACAGAAGGACACCCAATGA
- a CDS encoding tripartite tricarboxylate transporter substrate binding protein codes for MLTQFISRQRVSVLAAVVASALSFGTQASVDSVHFLVPGGAGGGWDSTARGIGEALSKSELVEQVSYENMSGGGGGKAIAYLIKTAEQSQDTLMVNSTPIVIRSLAKVFPQSFRDLTPIAATVGDYAAFVVAKDSKYQSFTQLVDDYKKDPRSVSVAGGSARGSMDHLVAALAFKAAGGDPRRVKYLAYDAGGKAMAGLLSGETQVLSTGLSEALVLAEAGEVRILAMTGDKRSTAAPDVPTLQELGYDATFVNWRGFFGSPEISDERAAEYAEVLEKMYNTEAWAAVRDRYGWTEIYKPGKEFEAFLEQQEKEIGSLMKELGFLN; via the coding sequence ATGCTTACTCAGTTTATTTCCCGTCAACGTGTTTCGGTACTCGCGGCTGTGGTGGCCTCTGCTCTCAGCTTCGGGACGCAGGCCAGTGTAGATTCGGTACATTTCTTGGTGCCGGGCGGCGCAGGGGGTGGCTGGGACAGCACAGCGCGCGGGATTGGCGAAGCCTTGTCTAAATCGGAGCTAGTGGAGCAAGTCTCCTATGAAAATATGTCTGGTGGCGGCGGCGGGAAAGCCATTGCTTATTTGATCAAAACCGCTGAGCAGTCCCAGGATACGCTGATGGTGAACTCGACGCCGATTGTGATCCGCTCTCTTGCCAAAGTTTTTCCGCAATCGTTCCGCGATCTGACACCGATTGCTGCCACCGTGGGTGATTATGCTGCATTTGTGGTGGCGAAAGATTCGAAATACCAAAGCTTTACGCAACTGGTTGATGACTATAAAAAGGATCCGCGCTCTGTGTCGGTCGCGGGTGGCTCTGCTCGAGGCAGTATGGACCATCTGGTCGCCGCGCTGGCCTTCAAAGCGGCTGGTGGGGATCCGCGCCGGGTGAAATATCTGGCCTACGATGCCGGCGGTAAGGCGATGGCGGGTCTGTTGTCGGGGGAAACGCAGGTGCTGTCGACCGGCCTGAGTGAAGCCCTGGTGTTGGCGGAAGCAGGCGAGGTCCGGATCCTGGCGATGACGGGTGACAAGCGCTCAACCGCTGCCCCGGACGTCCCGACGCTGCAAGAGCTGGGCTATGATGCGACGTTCGTTAACTGGCGCGGTTTCTTCGGCTCACCGGAAATCAGCGACGAACGTGCCGCCGAGTATGCCGAAGTTCTTGAAAAAATGTACAACACCGAGGCCTGGGCTGCCGTGCGCGATCGCTACGGCTGGACCGAAATCTATAAGCCGGGTAAAGAGTTTGAAGCCTTTCTGGAGCAGCAGGAAAAAGAGATTGGCAGCCTGATGAAAGAGCTCGGCTTTTTGAATTAA
- a CDS encoding MATE family efflux transporter, translating into MMQQLNNTTHSVRRTFWRYTLPSVAAMLVNGLYQVVDGIFVGHYVGADGLAGINMAWPIVSLLIGLGLLVGLGSGSLISIARGEGATQIARTTLSTGLGLMVLLGGLMMVLIAAFGPALMMAQGATGAVLLQGIEYIDIFAWGAVFTIAAGALPMLVRNDDSPNLSTGIMCLGAGLNILLDYLLIGVMAQGLAGAALATILSQSAVSLIALGYFFSSWSALQLTWRSLSFRASLALKSIGLGMSVLCMYAYFGFVVAVHNRLFMDYGTTTHVGAFAVIGYLMAIYYLLAEGIAGGMQPPISYYVGARQVASIKTTLLLAIKVTVLTGLGFVAVFNLLPETILGLFIQNDPALMDTAVHGLKLHLFALYLDGFLALASVYFMAVNQGGKALAISVGNMLIQLPFLYLLPQWFGLDGIWLSMPLSNVVLFAVVAPMVWLDINQRQQLRRPASV; encoded by the coding sequence ATGATGCAACAGCTAAATAACACAACACATTCCGTGCGCCGGACCTTCTGGCGCTACACCCTTCCTTCCGTCGCCGCGATGCTGGTCAATGGCTTATATCAGGTCGTGGACGGGATCTTTGTCGGTCACTATGTCGGGGCGGACGGTCTGGCCGGCATCAACATGGCCTGGCCGATTGTCAGCCTCTTGATCGGATTGGGCTTGTTGGTCGGCCTGGGATCAGGCAGCCTGATTTCCATCGCTCGGGGGGAAGGCGCGACGCAAATAGCCCGGACGACCCTGTCAACCGGCCTGGGCTTGATGGTTTTGCTCGGGGGGCTCATGATGGTTCTGATCGCAGCATTCGGCCCGGCCCTGATGATGGCCCAGGGCGCAACCGGCGCAGTGCTGCTCCAGGGCATCGAATATATCGACATTTTCGCCTGGGGCGCGGTCTTCACCATTGCCGCCGGTGCCCTGCCGATGCTGGTGCGAAATGATGACAGTCCAAACCTGTCGACGGGGATCATGTGTCTCGGCGCCGGGCTCAACATCCTGCTGGACTACCTGTTGATTGGGGTCATGGCGCAAGGGCTGGCCGGGGCTGCTCTCGCCACCATCCTGTCTCAAAGTGCCGTCAGCCTGATTGCCCTGGGTTATTTCTTTTCATCCTGGAGTGCGTTGCAACTGACCTGGCGGAGCCTGTCTTTTCGCGCTTCGCTGGCACTGAAGTCCATCGGATTGGGCATGTCCGTCCTGTGCATGTACGCCTACTTCGGTTTTGTGGTCGCGGTGCACAACCGGTTATTTATGGACTATGGCACCACCACACATGTTGGTGCATTTGCGGTCATCGGTTACCTGATGGCAATCTATTACCTGCTGGCAGAAGGGATTGCCGGCGGAATGCAACCGCCCATCAGCTATTATGTCGGCGCGCGGCAAGTGGCCTCAATCAAAACCACCTTGCTGCTGGCGATCAAGGTCACGGTACTGACCGGCCTGGGCTTTGTCGCTGTGTTCAACTTATTGCCGGAAACCATCCTGGGTTTGTTTATCCAGAACGATCCGGCCCTGATGGACACCGCAGTACACGGCCTGAAGCTTCATTTGTTCGCCCTGTATCTCGACGGTTTCCTGGCGCTGGCTTCCGTGTACTTCATGGCGGTGAATCAAGGCGGCAAAGCACTCGCGATTTCGGTCGGTAATATGCTGATTCAACTGCCTTTCCTCTACCTGCTGCCGCAATGGTTTGGCCTGGACGGGATATGGCTCAGCATGCCGCTTTCCAATGTCGTACTGTTTGCAGTGGTGGCGCCAATGGTATGGCTGGATATCAACCAAAGGCAGCAGCTACGCCGCCCGGCCAGCGTTTAA
- a CDS encoding copper chaperone PCu(A)C, with translation MKKIINLLLGSTLLLSAMANAHDYQGGNLHIDHPWSKQVPPTSQVAAAFFEIENRGHEADTLIKAESPIAGKTELHAHIHEDGMMKMREVESIDVPAQGTRMLKPGSYHIMFFELKQVPALGDRFPLTLYFAKAGKVDVEVAVEEATYQPKQQNDSHAMDHSGH, from the coding sequence ATGAAAAAAATCATCAACCTTCTACTGGGAAGTACCCTGCTGTTGAGCGCGATGGCCAATGCACACGATTACCAAGGCGGCAACCTGCATATCGACCACCCGTGGTCAAAACAGGTGCCGCCGACATCCCAGGTCGCAGCGGCCTTTTTTGAGATCGAAAACCGGGGTCACGAAGCCGATACGCTAATCAAAGCCGAATCCCCGATTGCCGGAAAAACTGAGCTACATGCCCATATCCATGAAGACGGCATGATGAAGATGCGGGAAGTGGAAAGCATTGACGTTCCGGCGCAAGGAACCCGCATGCTGAAGCCGGGGAGCTATCACATCATGTTCTTCGAGTTGAAGCAGGTGCCGGCGCTGGGCGATCGCTTCCCGCTGACCCTGTATTTTGCCAAAGCCGGCAAAGTCGACGTCGAAGTAGCAGTTGAAGAAGCCACCTACCAACCGAAACAACAGAACGACTCACACGCAATGGATCATAGCGGCCACTAA
- a CDS encoding response regulator yields MTTPISIVIAEDDPKIAEIQRRFIEKIDGFEVIGIAHSLDDARDLLEVLQPQLLLLDNQFPTGTGLALLRELRAESTHTDVILITAAKEVDTLRTAMHNGVFDYILKPVVFERLKSSLNHYAAHLSKLADMDSLIQSEVDGLLQSTAPDTAATTTPRLPKGIDALTLDKIRKVLASPGQSLNAEQVGQEIGASRTTARRYLEYMVSADELCAEVAYGSVGRPERRYRRPG; encoded by the coding sequence ATGACGACACCGATCAGTATCGTAATTGCCGAAGATGACCCCAAAATCGCAGAGATCCAACGGCGCTTTATTGAGAAAATCGATGGCTTCGAGGTGATCGGGATTGCTCACAGCCTGGATGACGCCCGTGATTTGCTGGAAGTCCTGCAACCGCAATTATTATTGCTGGACAACCAATTCCCGACCGGGACCGGTCTGGCGTTATTGCGCGAGTTGCGCGCCGAGAGCACGCATACCGATGTCATCCTGATCACCGCCGCCAAAGAAGTCGACACCTTACGCACTGCGATGCATAATGGCGTTTTCGACTATATCCTGAAACCCGTGGTGTTTGAGCGACTCAAATCGTCACTGAATCACTACGCTGCGCACCTCAGTAAACTGGCAGACATGGACTCGTTGATCCAAAGCGAAGTCGACGGCTTGCTTCAGTCGACAGCGCCTGACACAGCAGCAACGACCACGCCGCGGCTGCCGAAGGGCATCGATGCCTTGACCCTGGACAAAATCCGTAAGGTTCTGGCATCCCCCGGCCAGTCACTCAACGCTGAGCAAGTCGGTCAGGAAATTGGGGCCAGCCGGACCACCGCCAGACGTTATCTGGAATATATGGTCAGCGCGGACGAACTGTGCGCCGAAGTCGCCTACGGGAGTGTCGGCAGACCCGAGCGGAGATATCGCCGCCCCGGCTAG
- a CDS encoding sulfite exporter TauE/SafE family protein, with product MAVFLLAGLVKGVVGLGLPPVVLGVLTALIGIHQAMALVALPAFLTNVVQAFSGREGRQLCRNHWQFFLAATLAIAAGLTLALILNSHLMALVLGGLLATYALTGLLKFQLSVQPQWQPGYGVAMGTLNGVFTGLTGSSAVPGVFYLQSVGLSRDQLIQAMGILFTLSSVGLSLGLILQGVLTVSAGSLSVAALVPAFAGMAIGSRIRQRISVGLFQRIFFCSLLLLGTYIIFMNLGRIP from the coding sequence ATGGCCGTCTTTCTACTGGCCGGCCTGGTTAAAGGCGTGGTGGGGCTGGGTCTGCCGCCCGTTGTTCTAGGGGTTCTCACCGCGCTGATCGGCATTCATCAGGCCATGGCACTGGTGGCCCTGCCGGCCTTTCTTACCAACGTCGTGCAAGCCTTCTCCGGCCGTGAGGGGCGCCAGTTATGCCGCAACCACTGGCAATTCTTTCTGGCAGCCACCCTGGCGATTGCCGCCGGGCTCACCCTGGCCCTGATTCTCAACAGCCATCTGATGGCCTTGGTTCTGGGTGGGTTGCTGGCCACCTATGCCCTCACCGGTTTGCTGAAATTCCAACTGTCGGTGCAGCCGCAATGGCAACCCGGCTACGGTGTCGCCATGGGCACCCTCAACGGCGTTTTTACCGGGCTGACCGGCTCATCGGCCGTGCCTGGAGTGTTTTACCTGCAATCGGTCGGCCTGTCCCGCGACCAGTTGATCCAGGCCATGGGCATTCTGTTCACCCTCTCTTCCGTCGGTCTGAGCCTCGGGCTGATCCTACAAGGGGTGTTGACGGTCTCTGCCGGTAGCTTATCAGTTGCAGCCTTAGTACCGGCCTTTGCCGGAATGGCGATCGGCAGCCGGATCCGGCAACGTATCTCGGTGGGCCTGTTCCAGCGGATTTTTTTCTGCTCCCTGCTATTGCTGGGCACCTACATCATTTTCATGAACCTGGGACGCATCCCCTAA
- a CDS encoding tripartite tricarboxylate transporter TctB family protein translates to MTVTKDHIGGLVFLCFSVAYGYYANQIVLFPGDEYEPFHARTLPTALAGLGILFSVCQLVTASRASHDRLSLSGYDFFLVGKLLLLMVAFALSLEWVGFLIATALFLCGGYWLLGERRPKILLLASVPFAVGFWFVLTQLLDIYLAPGRLFSAIIGG, encoded by the coding sequence ATGACGGTAACCAAAGATCACATCGGTGGTTTGGTGTTTTTGTGCTTTTCCGTCGCCTACGGCTACTACGCAAATCAGATTGTGCTATTTCCCGGTGATGAATATGAACCGTTTCATGCCAGAACCTTGCCGACCGCACTGGCGGGGCTCGGGATCCTGTTTTCGGTGTGCCAGTTGGTTACGGCGAGTCGGGCGAGCCATGATCGTTTGTCACTGAGTGGCTACGACTTCTTCCTGGTGGGCAAGTTGTTGCTGCTGATGGTGGCATTTGCCCTTTCGCTGGAGTGGGTCGGGTTTCTGATCGCGACAGCGTTGTTTCTGTGCGGCGGCTACTGGCTGCTGGGAGAGCGGCGGCCCAAAATTCTGCTGCTGGCGTCCGTGCCTTTTGCGGTCGGGTTCTGGTTCGTCCTGACGCAGTTGCTGGATATCTATTTAGCGCCCGGTCGTCTGTTCAGCGCGATCATCGGAGGATAA
- a CDS encoding O-methyltransferase, whose amino-acid sequence MDPKTRGLLDKLLAFGQANDRRVSHKSEKMLNIPKDTGEFLAAMIRATRARHVLEIGTSNGYSTIWLADAVDSDGQVTSLDITAEKTRLATENLAQAGYLDRVTLLTAHAEDFLSDVRTPQFDLVFLDADRSQYIDWWPLLKKSLVPSGTIIVDNAISHAEELTTFTALIQSEPSVTQALVPVGKGERIIVVHEDTATLSLPTSQSHHNNQG is encoded by the coding sequence ATGGACCCCAAAACGCGAGGATTACTGGATAAACTGCTGGCTTTCGGTCAGGCCAATGATCGCCGGGTCAGCCACAAAAGTGAGAAGATGCTCAACATCCCCAAAGATACCGGCGAATTTCTGGCGGCAATGATCCGGGCCACCCGTGCCCGGCATGTCCTGGAGATCGGCACGTCCAACGGCTATTCCACCATCTGGCTGGCAGACGCCGTTGACAGCGACGGCCAGGTCACTTCCCTGGATATCACCGCTGAAAAAACCCGCCTGGCCACCGAGAACCTGGCCCAAGCCGGTTATCTCGACCGGGTCACGCTGCTGACCGCCCATGCAGAAGACTTCCTCAGTGATGTCCGGACACCGCAGTTTGACCTGGTATTTCTCGATGCCGATCGCAGCCAGTACATCGACTGGTGGCCCTTGCTGAAGAAGAGCCTGGTCCCTTCCGGCACCATCATCGTCGATAACGCCATCTCCCACGCCGAAGAGCTGACCACGTTTACCGCACTCATTCAGAGCGAGCCGTCCGTGACTCAGGCGCTGGTTCCCGTCGGCAAGGGAGAACGAATCATCGTGGTGCACGAAGACACGGCAACACTTTCGTTACCGACCTCTCAAAGTCATCACAACAATCAGGGATAA
- a CDS encoding siderophore ferric iron reductase, whose product MNQTLAYQRLFQLTEQFIPIMKGELDVVGAPDIQSETNQDFQQQGLQKNRPKIIAGKAETDAHFQAIYQFWEATHPEAGHPYWLTRSWLMSIWQPVYLAVFSVYLLKAVPNLQNMTQHYAEGVVAGYRLAPEGITEGNDRQLIQTACAHLITLVNQFQHHFNVFTRLRPGMTRPLLADNILEALATLANHFPDTAPDDLKNHARLWLTELALASRHLDSLSQIAPQQHDNSPCWQVARISCCMHYRRHDGKLCANCPRAAKRSKQDTGRNNR is encoded by the coding sequence ATGAATCAAACACTGGCATATCAGCGCTTATTTCAACTCACAGAGCAGTTCATTCCGATCATGAAGGGAGAGCTGGACGTGGTGGGCGCGCCGGACATCCAATCGGAGACGAATCAGGATTTTCAGCAGCAGGGTCTTCAGAAAAATCGGCCGAAAATCATTGCCGGGAAGGCTGAAACCGACGCGCATTTTCAGGCAATCTATCAATTCTGGGAAGCAACGCATCCGGAAGCCGGCCATCCGTATTGGCTAACCCGAAGCTGGCTGATGAGCATCTGGCAACCGGTCTACCTGGCCGTGTTCAGTGTCTATCTGCTGAAAGCAGTGCCGAACCTGCAAAACATGACCCAGCACTATGCCGAAGGCGTGGTCGCCGGATATCGCCTGGCACCGGAGGGGATTACTGAAGGGAATGACCGCCAGCTGATCCAAACTGCCTGCGCGCACCTGATCACTCTGGTAAATCAATTCCAGCACCACTTTAACGTTTTTACCCGGCTCCGCCCGGGCATGACCCGCCCCCTGCTGGCGGACAACATTCTGGAAGCGCTGGCCACGCTGGCCAATCACTTCCCCGATACCGCCCCAGATGACTTAAAAAACCATGCCCGGTTATGGCTGACCGAGCTGGCGCTGGCATCACGCCATCTGGACAGTCTGAGCCAAATCGCGCCACAACAGCACGATAATTCGCCATGTTGGCAAGTGGCGCGGATCAGCTGCTGTATGCATTATCGTCGCCATGACGGCAAGCTCTGCGCCAACTGCCCGCGCGCAGCCAAGCGGAGCAAACAGGATACGGGTAGAAACAACCGCTAA